The Macadamia integrifolia cultivar HAES 741 chromosome 3, SCU_Mint_v3, whole genome shotgun sequence genome segment TCTAGTTATCCcgtttgaaataaaaaaaaaaaaattggaataaaTAGAAGATAAAGAACAAAGATCCTCAGGAATCAGAATCCTGTTCAAGTTCATTGTAGTAAGGTAGTCTACGATCAATACAATGCATCGTTTGAGGTAGTATTTTGTGTGGAACACATGGTTGGGGAATTACAATTCTCCATTAATCATTGCCAACTGTCTTACACGATTGGGACATGGCTTTCTGAGCTAAGGAGTCTGCAACACCATTGGAGTCTCTAGAATGGAGTTGAACTTACAATCCGTGAAGAAAGAAAACTTACAATCCGTGAAGGAAGAAGCTAAGTGTCTGAAATGATAGGTTGAATGGCAAGAGGGATGGATATGGTGAAGCTTTAAATGTTTGATGACCTCTATTGAATCTGATTCCACCAGAACGAGTCCACCCCTAAGGATAAAGCCTCATTATCCCACTACGACAACATTTGTTGTGATTGGTACTCCACGAGGCATCACAATTGACCTTACCAAATGGGGAAGTTGGGGGGTCCATCTCAGTAAAAAAGAAACCAGGGGTCGAGTAGCCGTACATTTGCTTCATTTCAGGAGGTTTGTGGGCTGATGAGAACTCTATGGAGGCCTGTTGTGCTGTTTGGTGCAGAGACTCTCcacttctcttttctgtttctttcccaGAACATCAAATGTATTCCATGCTGAAATCCTATGTGAGAGGCTAAAATCTGTGCTGGGAACTTAGGATATCTGACCGCCGAACCAGGCTGCCACCGCAGAAGGGCAATGAAGTAAAATACGTTAGTGGCCAGGAGAGGCTCCACAATGAACACAATGATTGTTAGGATCGGTCTCTGCCTAAGACCGTCTTCAGAAGCTATGCCGTCCCCACGCGCTCTCTATAGAaagtatttaattttatattggTGTCAAATCGCATGGAACTTTCTACATCAGttgtgatttttttgtttcttattgtACTTGACGAAAAAGAAGAGTGAGATAGCACCGTCAGGGAATTGAGGACGAGGAGCTGTTCCCATATCAGACTTGGGTCTACCAGCCATCCATATAATCATCCTTCCAATAAAATCCTCAAACTTAATAAATGCTAACTTCTCACATTTAGAAACTAAACAGGAAAATATCAAACACAAAATGGAAAAACCCTCGAACGCAAGCTCAACACAATAGTAAGATTCCTCCCTTTCAACCTATTGATTATTGGTTTGCAAgttaggaaacagcctctttgtGAAGTGTGATAAGCAAAGGCATCTTGCATTGGGTACCCTGCATTCTCTTTATATGAAAAAAGTTCCATGACCAAGCACTACCCCTTTTTGTAAGAATTAACTAAGTCAGTCGAAGCTTATGCTACTTGGCATCCCAACTGACTTGCTGCATTGAGTCCCCTTATAAAAGGCCCTCTATGTTATATGGGGTTACAAGTGATTATTCGATGTCAGTGTCATATTATGATAGGTGTAGTTATATAACAAAATGTTATGGATAAAGTTTATTTGAGAAGTTATAACCAAATAACGAAATTAATCTCCCAAAAATTCTCGTGAGATAAGCTTATCACACCACTTCAGTTTTGCTACCATTCCAACAGAAAGTAACCGACCTAGGAAGAATAACAGAGGTCAATCAAAAGGATTAAAACTACcggcaaaaataaaaaatagatgacCCACTGAACACAATGCTGCATTGACCTCCATTTTGCAGGCAAAGTGAAGACAGAGTTGTGGATTATTCTACTTTTTCTTGCTTTGCAGAGCACTACAATAAGAACAGTAGAAACAAACGATTCAAACTTTTTTCATCGccatgagaaagagagagagagagagagagagagagagagagggacttATGGATCACACCATGTGGATAGTTGCTACGATGGCTTTCACTTGCAACACTTTTGGTCTCTACATGCAAGGAAATTTGGTTTCAACTGATGATGTAACAGAGGACACAGTTTCACTCCACCCATTGGTGAAAAGAGAATCTCCTTTCATCCACCAAATCTAACCAAGAGTCCGATCATGGCATCAAAgagatttctctcttctcaagaATAAAGGCAAACTTAATCCACCAGTAGTACACTAGTTTTTCATTTGTGATCAGGAAGGGTCGTTTGGGGAGAGAGACAATCAAAAGAGTAGTTCTGCAACTAGGCTACGATATAATAAGTAAACGacatttaaaattcaaaaaactttTTATTTAGCATCCCTTGACTATCCAAACCTCTTCTCAAATTCTCacacaccaaaaaataaaaaaaaattcatcaagaAGTATTAGGAACAAATATTGGGTTAACTCGCCAATATTGGTCAATAATCACCCAATCAATGAGGGGAGATCAGCGAGCCAACTCAGCCAATATAATCCCATGAACTAAATCCATACCCTTATAggttttaataataataaaaaaaaatcccctacttTTCATAGAGCCAAATGTAAACCTACTTTCACAAAACACATGAAAACCAGAGATTTAAATGAAAACCTTCAACCATTGTGCAATGATTAACATAGATTAACTAGATATAGCCAAACTGAGCTGTCCTAAATTCTTATCCAAGAAAACAAAACTATAACACCAGGTTTTCTCAATACTTTCAAACACATTAACTTGGCTCAAAAATGTAAAGCACTGTCCAAAACAAAAATGAGAAAACTTTCCCTTTGGCACATTAACTGGAGTAGCCAAAATTTCCAATCAAATCTCTCATACCTAGGCCTTCAGCCTCCCGAAAAATTTCTGCTTCTCCTGTGTGGTTTGGAAGCGACCATGTCCAAACTTCGAGGATGTATCAATGAACTTGAGTTTGATCTCCTCGAGGGCCAAACGAGATGTCTGCTTCAAAAGGGACTGGCGGAGTGTGACAACCCTCTTCTTGGGCCCAACACAGCAACCCTTGATCAAGAGGTAATCATCCTTCACAATACCATAGTGAGGGAAGCCACCCATGGGTGTTATATCCTTCTCAGTCCTGTTTCATAATTGTGAACAAAATCAGGAAGAACTACCAGTCAGTCTTCATTTTGTTACACGAAGAAACAATCAACATTTTGCTATAAATTAAGTCAAGCCTAAAAGGAACAGTTACAAACCTGTCATACTCAGTCATCGCATTGTGACCCTCATCCCCAGTCTTTCCAAGCTTGTAGATTTTCTTGTTCATTTCAGTACGGTGGTGGTAACCGTTCTGACCAGCCCTTGCAACAGTGAAGGAGACCCTGGCAGGGTGCCATGCACCAATACAAGCCACTTTACGCAATCCCCTGTGGGTCTTACGAGGCAGGCGGGTGACACCCCAACGTGTGACAACACCTTCATAACCCTTACCTTTAGTCACACCAATTATGTCAATCATCTCATCTTTCTGGAAAACAGCATCCACAGGAATCTGCTTCTCAAAGAAACCATATGCATAGTCCACCTTCTGTGCAATTGTTCCACCATTCACCTGGATCTCCATCAGATGTGCTTTCTTCTGTTTCAACCCTTTCATCTTCCTTATCTACAAGACATCCATACgttaagattaaaatgaatttgaaTAAAACCAGGGTACCAAAAGTATCGAATGGCATGCATGTGCAAGAAAATCAATAATATGAATGCGCACAAGCgcatatgtattttttttgccaaaaagaATGTGTAGGCAAACACCAGATAGTGGTTTCCTGGAAAGGAGTAGTGAAAAGACAGAATTACATTAGATATTCCACTGAATTAGTAAAATTCAACAAGTTTCAATTAAATTAGGCTCACTCACACTAAGATCATATTTGTTTTATTAGTTTCACGTGGACAACTAAACTTGCTACCTCAAACACAAAAGACCAGACAACGAAAACACTTAAAAGTTGCTTGGTGATTTCCATAGACAAACTATCAGACAACATAATTGAAAGCAGCATCATACCTAGTGCCAACTCCATACTTTCCTGCATGTGAATGTAAATATCCATTTGTGGATAAAAGCAAATGATATTGAATTATAAAAGATAAGCAACAAGTGTGTTAAACGTAGATAATactaaaaaaattatcatattCTCACACTAGAAACTGTGTTGATTATATAATGTTTTTTTATCATATATCTAGTTATATATTTTCACCATATCATGCTTCATTAGGAGTCATTATGTGGAAAGACAGAAATTTGTATCTGATCCAAATATACCATGCAGTAGAATCGGTACAGTATTTGATACATAAATAGGAAACTATTGGTGTAGAACTATATGTGCACAAGAAATTGACAGGGGGTCCAAAAGTCATCAGCCTACTATTAAGGGGGAAAAGTCTAGATTGGAAAAGTGAAGTCCAATAGTATCTTGAGACTCTAAACAACCAAAAAGATTAAATTTCAAAACATAATTTGCCATTAATTCTGAGGAGGAAAATTAGAACCTGGGTGTGAGCCAAAACACGGATTACAGAcccatatttcttcattttctcaagCTGTGCCTGAatatctttctttccttcatcAGTTTCATACTTCTTCGAATACTTTGTAAAGGCCTTCTTCTTGGACTTGCACCAGTTCTTGTAAAATCTCCTTTTCACTTCCTCACTCAAATGCTGAGCCCAAACAGTATTCAGAGAGCGAAGGCCACGGGGAGTCTTGACATAAGCAACTACCCCAACAACAATCATTGGAGGTGTTTCAATAACTGTCACAGCCTCACATGTCTCCTTTTTGTGAAGCTCTACAAGAAAAATGGCAAaatgagatactaccaataatAACATTCATCAAAGCAACTAggtaaaaatgaaagaaataataagCAAAATAGCACATACAGGTTTATACCacggggaaaaaataaaaggaaaatctcCAAAGGAAACAGGAGGAAGAAATTCATAAAATAGTTTCTTACTTGACCCAGGTTTTTCAACCTCTCTGACAATGTGCGTCATCCCAGCCTTATAACCCAAGAAAGCAGTAAGCTTGCAAGGCTTGTTtgggtcatctttggggaaagCCTTCACTGCAGAAGTCCACGACACAGAATAAAGATATTAGAATGTATAAGGCATATGCAGATCTCATAATATAAtacccttgaaaaaaaaaataggataaaaATCATGAGATATCACATGACCCGATTAGACTAGAAGATGGATAAGCTTCTCCCAACtgttggaagaagaaaaaaattgaacagaATATGTGACCCTCCTACACGAATAGACATACAAGAGAAGTGAAAACATAATTGCATAGGGAAAAGCAAATAATAAGCAGAAACCGATACAGTGACAACCATAACTTGGATAAGTAGGAGTTGGTAAATGCATGATTGCAAATTGATATTCTATTTCTCCCAGATTGACTTTGTTACAGTACAGAATCCTGATGCCTCAAGGGCATGTGGCAAAGGACATTACAGTAACAATGGAAGGTTTACTTTAGGGGGAAAAATTacttcaaagaaagaaaatccatTACATGGTATGTTACCACggccaaataaaaaaatttaaattacgTTAACTCTATGAGGCTTTTTTAATGTCAGCTTCTATTGGTAAAACCAGTGGGGGAAAAAATTGCAAACAATAGCATGCTGTAAATTATAAGATGAAGTTTGGCGATTTTAGTTGCATGCATGAAATTCTAACATCACGCAAACCAATATGAAATTCAaacacacaaacacaaacacacacatatgtatgtgtgtgtgtgtgtgtgtgtgtatatatccTAGTGTTGGGCGTTGATTGCTTTCCATCTATAACCATTTAAATTCCTCTCATTTGAGGGCTAGGCAATCGGACTATTCCACTACTACTGGGACTATTCTATTCCACTATTCATTGTTGTCCACTATTCATCGACTGACTGATACAAAGGACTACTATTCTTTTCCATCTTTTATGCCTTTTGGAAACCAAAATCCTAGAGTGTCCAGAACTGAGAAATGTGATACAATAAACAATCACAAGACAAAATATCGAAAGGGCAGTTACTGGAAGTTTTAGATGTTAGATTGCCAGATTTTGTGACATGAGATATTCACTTAAGCTGCAAAataataccaataaaaaataccTTTTCCTCTATGACGAGAAGCCCGCTTCCTCGGGAGAAACCCAAGGGAACCATGCCTAGGGTGCTCAAACTTCCTGTGAGACATCCTGCTCCGTCACCCTggaacaaattaaaaaatataaaactcaCGGTACTGAGAAGCAATATTCAACTAAACACAACACAAGCTTTTCAGAAAGGAATAGAAGACTAGCATTGAGAGGCAAACTACATAAAAAGATGAATCAACATTTAGAACGATTAAGCCTTTCTATCGCCACCACaattaaaagaatgaaaaaaaaaaaatcgacaaATAAATTTGGTTAGCGAACTAAATCCTAATCGGTGGGTACCCATTATAGATAAATGGAGATCCAAACAAATGCAATTATAACAAAGCAAAGATGAGAGCTCGACCAGAGATATAGTTATGCTCCAGAGTATTTAAAATTTGGGTTGGAGGAAAAAAAACAGATTAGATGTTCAACAATAATGCAAATcatgtgtataaaaaaaaatgttcagcGAGAGGAATTATCCTTTTGAGGAATTGAAACGAAGCGAGTAGCTACTCAGACTAACATGCACAAGTACAGTAAACGCAATAATCAAATCCTTAATCCTAGTCTTCAATAATCAGAAGTCTCAGAATCGGTAGATAGGCAGATGCAGATCAATAAAAACGAAGCTAGAAAATGGAAACACCAGAAGGAGATGATAACTTCAAACAAACAAGGAGTACCGAAGTATATCGGCTGGATACTCAGAAGGATCgaaagagagcgagagagactcACCTCAGAACAAATGGGGTAAGCCCTCCTGCGGCGACCTCTGTTCAAAACCCTAGTCGAGGTTTTATACAGCCAAGAAGCCTCTaatccttctctttctccccaTTTTGCCCCCCATGGTTTATGCAATTGGGTGGGTCGGTTGGATCATGGTTGACCACTGGTCTGacccactgttagttaaaatgggaacggcaaaaaacagaaacgtacggtacgagttttaaacagataaaaaaatgaacggtacggtcaaaaaaagtaaaaaaaaaagagaacggTAAATTGACGAAAACGAATGGTatgagtattaaacgtgtagttttcaaaaaaacgaaaccataAAAAtgatagtatactcatgcaatttgagagattattacctggatacatgcatctaatgttccaaaagctcaGGGAgttccaagataaaatagcccaatgggctacaagaaaatgagatattGCCAGCTTTAACTTCTCCTTattcaatgggctataagaagacgagatttttttcctatagatagtatggaagttaaaaacaaaaaaccaagtaccatattgtctttactcttcacttttactaataggttttttttttaataaattaattaattataataaaattcatattttacccttaaaaaatggaTATGCGTTTAAAACTCATTTAAAACAGAATCTTTTGccgtttccttttttttcgtattgtataatagcatacgggaaaacacattttaaacggcaaaaaaaagCAACcgcgtttaaaacgcattttaactaacagtggtctgACCCATAGATATTTTAAGGGCAAGAGAATGCAACTCTGCCGGCACAGGAACATGCCAGCACAATGGGCCAACGGGAAGATGCATGGGAGCATATTCAGTGCGGATAAGCACAGTCTTTTCCACACCTGCCGTCTCTAGGCATGTAGTTGTGCCAGTGGGTAGCTAGCGTTCTTTCTTCCATACTTTAAGGTAAGTGATTCTCTCTTTGGGAGAGAGACCTATACCAATGCCTACCTAtatctatctctttcctcctaCCGGCAAAGGGGCATAGATGTCTTTTTATATGTGGAGGGGGGAGATGGACACATGAGAGCACACTTGCTTAGGCCATATGTAAACCGGACCTTTCTCCATTCGATGGATACGATTCACTCTCAATCCATGTCTCTCAATTGTCTTGGctctttttctcattctctagGACCTGTCGAATCTTCAATTAGTTATTTATCTGTTAATATCTATTCAAATTGAATAGATTATGTTTTGGATGATCCAAATTCATATTCAGTTGCCTTTTGACTAGATACGAATACCCCTGAATGGATGTGAATCAGATTCCAAATTTCATTTATCCTATACTACCATTGGATGTCCCActtgtgaaagaaaactttctcttaaatttaaaaacaaatgacatcttttataattttcatcACTATCATACTATGTGATAActagtgaatatatatatatatatatatatattttttgagagGGGGGTGTGCAATTATTATATTTCACTAAACATAAATAGGCCCCTATAATTTTTCTCTTAAATAatgaatgggaaaaagaaagctacctgATAATGTTGCACACATCTAGACACATGGAAGTGGAACCAAACTGTGAAAATATGCACATACTAAGTACTATACATAACGCCAAATTCAAGTGTGTTGTTTATTAACGTGTTTAATATTAAaatcagaaagaaagaaaaaaatgtataaatacATGTTTGTCTTTTACATTATGATAATTATTGtgtttctatcaaaaaaaaaaaaaattgtgaaatttaGTGATTTGTCATTAGTGTCTTTGATACCACAACAACTAACATGAGTGGATCCTTGTGATTGATGATTCTATACCCTTACAACTAATCAAATTTAACTTGATATGAGCATGTAACATAAGTCAAAATAGTTAATGGTACTAATCTATAGCAAATTCATAATTTTAAACTATGCCCTTCGATGCTTGCTTGTATTAAGCTAAAacttttcttctatttgttCTTACGGGCTAAGGATCTTTGTCTGGTAGGTTGTAGCTTGCATTAATGGCCCAACCAATGGGA includes the following:
- the LOC122074091 gene encoding 60S ribosomal protein L3-like, which produces MSHRKFEHPRHGSLGFLPRKRASRHRGKVKAFPKDDPNKPCKLTAFLGYKAGMTHIVREVEKPGSKLHKKETCEAVTVIETPPMIVVGVVAYVKTPRGLRSLNTVWAQHLSEEVKRRFYKNWCKSKKKAFTKYSKKYETDEGKKDIQAQLEKMKKYGSVIRVLAHTQIRKMKGLKQKKAHLMEIQVNGGTIAQKVDYAYGFFEKQIPVDAVFQKDEMIDIIGVTKGKGYEGVVTRWGVTRLPRKTHRGLRKVACIGAWHPARVSFTVARAGQNGYHHRTEMNKKIYKLGKTGDEGHNAMTEYDRTEKDITPMGGFPHYGIVKDDYLLIKGCCVGPKKRVVTLRQSLLKQTSRLALEEIKLKFIDTSSKFGHGRFQTTQEKQKFFGRLKA